In the Glycine max cultivar Williams 82 chromosome 19, Glycine_max_v4.0, whole genome shotgun sequence genome, GAAGCCCCTTTCTCACAACATGAAAGATCACTTGTGCTATTCAAGTCATTCTTGGAAGGCATGCCTTTACCTGATGTTTCCTGACACATCCTTTgtgttttcatatttattttagattgtaATTAAGCATTATCcttaattaataacatatcaTTAGCAAAGGAAAGTATTAAGTATGCATAATTTCAAAAGAAGAGTTGGAAAtagcatttattttttcttttgggttttCAACCTTTGTATGTTAGTTTTTGTGTGCTTGGTTCTTGACGTGTCAAATGTAATGGACCCTTAGGTTTAAGAGATTCTGTAAAAATGTTGTAAGAGaatattgttatataatttCTTCTTATGCACAAATCTTTTGTACAAATATAAGttctcttttttaaaatcagttttCATTAAAGGAACAACAATTATACATAATGTTGCATGTGCTTTGAACCacaatttgtaatttatttctaattaggTCCTTCCTAGTGTAagatgttcaatttttttaatgataatatttttattattttaatttttaactttttctttttttaaaaagagactttctaagatggttctcaGAAATCAAAGGACTGTCTTAGAATCctcactaattttttaatttattttaaataattttaagacgattctttaaaaaatcgtcttataaaatatactttCATGGATCTGTCACAACTGTCACGGAAGACCTTTTTCCGGTAGTGATTTGATCTcaacttatattaaaaaattcaatttaatccttaattttttaaaagatatattttgatactcaaatttttttaaaatatatcaatccGATCATTTTGGtccaattaatttcattagCATTGTGAATACCAgtgaattatatttaaaaataatgatgacTTTTAACCCGAATTATATTCATtgttatttaaaagtaaaataaaaaaacaaatcaagtCTACCAGATAGGCATCGACTCTTTCTCAATGCAATAATAGCAAGTCTAGTGACTTCTTGATAGCATTGGTCTTGGAGAGGCAGATATCGGAGAAGTCGTGGAGGAGGAAGCGGTTGTAGTAGTTGGGATCGAAGTCGACGTTGGCATTGGCAGCGGAGTAGAAAGACGATGGTTTGGCGACAGGGTCGTCGAACAGGGGGGGAGGGGTAGACGAAGTTGGTGCCGTCCTTGGCGCTGCATATGGCTCGTGTGACGCAGTCATAGGTGCATGCAGCCTCCTCCACCATATCGAAGGTGCCAAGCCAACGCCACTCCTTTGACTGTAGGTCGCGGACCTCAACGGCGTACCGACCCCAGCCAGGGGCATCGCCGCCTGCACATGGCAGCGGTGTCATGCAAGGCACGCTTTTCTTGGGGTGGTGGTCGAAGACATTGGTGTCAGGGTCTTGAGTGAGGGCCATTTCGTTGAGACGATGGGTGCTTCTTCCGTTATGTGATTGGAGCGTTACTGAAGAGAATATGAGAAGCGCAACGGTGGCAAAATCACCATATTGGGTcacttttacaaaatatttaccAGAATGGGTCTGTTCCATTCTTATTTATCAAGGGGTGCTGTTTTGGTAATTGAAAGTGCTTACCTGAGGGGCGCTTACTTGAGGAACGCGACACATGGCGTTTCTTGCAGCGGGTTGCAGGCGGTGCTGACAGGGGCTGGAAGCGCCCTGCAACCAGGCGCGTACGGTCGCGCCCTGCATGCAGGCGCTAAGGGTCGCGCCCTGCACACAGGCGCGTTGACTGGTGACCTGCCCCGAGGTCCAGGCGCCCTTAAATGGTCCCTCCCTCccccaaacccccccccccccccacccagGCTGTCCCCCCTAGCATCCCCTTCGCGTTTTGCTTCCCCCCCCCAACAGTCCCCTTCCCTGAAGTTCCCCCCTCCCCagcaggttttttttttgtatttttaatttatttaatttatataaattgttatattttaatatatatatatatattgtagcaAGCTTCTCCCCCCTGTTTGCAGGTTCCCCTTCTCCTGtttggttagtttttattttgtgtttttaatttatttaatgtatataaattgttatattttaatatttatatatatatatatatatatatatatatatatatatattttttttttttttgcagataggcagtttatattttttagtggaTTTATTTGTAGaggtaattattattagtttgataGTGTGTTACATTTTTAGtgctttgttatatatttttttgtaggtaGATAGGcaatttaaattgatatatatttttagtgctttgttttttattttataataatataaaattgttaattattgttgaagataattatagataataatattgttatttaaatactatataaattgttatattttaatatttgtatatatatatatatatatatatatatatatatattttacatataggcagtttatattttttagtggaTTTATTTGTAGaggtaattattattagtttgatagtgtgttatatttttaatgctttgttatatatttttttatgatagatAGGCAgtttaaattgatatatattttttgtgctttgttttttgattttataataatataaaattgttaattattgttgaagataattatagataataatattgttatttattatttgttatttaaatattatattattatttttgttaatatttaattatattaattataattgatgttaTTTGCAATTGTaagactttgttgttgttgggttgataattttaatttctagaatataattttaattaaaattaataataaatattactataATATTGCTATTGAgcgtatttaaaaaagaaaggcatattgagtttgatacaatatatcaatagtttaaaattaaaatcaaactctaaattataattaataacttttaaaataaaaagttaaaattaagagaaaaaaaattgctgaaattgctgctatatatatatgtgtgtgtgtgtgtgtcattataattcatttacttaaattatgtgttcatttctaaaatttaaattatgtatttttttagaatattatttgCGTACGTATTTAAAgtgtatttaaatatattgtaatttattattaattatttatgatatgtgtgattattaattttttttctttttatacagGAGTTTTAATATGGCAAATTCGTCATCATCTAATCATTATGATGTGGCATCTGGACCATTAGAGGATGATTTATTGTGGAGGCAAAAAAGTCATATATCACAACATATTTGGAATGGTGCTAATCAAAGGACGTTAAAAATTCAACGAGTTACACCATTGTATAATCATAGAGAAGCACCGCCCGAGGAAATTATTCCTTTATTACAAGTTTCGGGTTTGTACCCGATAATGAAATTGGCGCAGTTGAAGGTAAATGGAGCATTAGTTAATGCTTTTATTGAAAGGAGGAGGCCAGAAACACATACATTTCATTTGAAGTGTGGCGAGACAACTATTACACTTCAAGATGTTTCTGTGCTACTTGGTATTTCTGTGGATGGAAGACCTTTAACTGGCAAGTTAAAGGTAAATGGAGCATTAGTTAATGCTTTTATTGAAAGGAAGAGGCCAGAAACACATACATTTCATTTGAAGTGTGGCGAGACAACTATTACACTTCAAGATGTTTTTGTGCTACTTGGTATTTCTGTGGATGGAAGACCTCTAACTGGCAATACAAATATTGACTGGTTTGAGTTGTGCCATGAATTATTGGGTGTCATGTCTGACGATGATGCAGTTGACGGGAACTCACTTTTATTGAGTTGGCTAACTTCTCAATTTgcaaatattaatgattttatagGCAACCAACAAGGGCTTGAAAGATTTGCTCGAGCTTGGATCTTAAGATTCATAGGAGATGTGATGTTTGTTGACAAAAGCAGCAAAAGGGTGCCAATGAGAAGCAGAATCCCAAAATGGAGTCTGACTTccacctacaaaaacaatataccaaaaatttataattcaagGGTAgcgaattatttaaatattataatatttatttatatataacaataaatatacCTTTCCCGATTGCACAACTGTAAGTGGTTCGATCAAACGGGCAACTTCATCATCTGTGTCAGACATTTCATCAATATCCTCATTCTCATCTAATGAGTCCTCAGCGTATGaattagatattaaataatcatcatcatcaaaatcttcttctGAATTTGTTCCAGCTGTTGCACTACCCGATTCATTGTGAGACATATTATTTTCACATGATAACAATGAATTTGTCAAATTAATTGCAGAAGCACCCGCAACATCAACTTCAACACATAATTCTATGACAgacatttcttgttgttgttcaaaactttgaatcattatttcaaCATCTTCATCGTCACAAATTTGCAGTGCAATATACTTACCTgcaactaaaaatctacaagtgATAGTAGATATACTTtcatgtttttataattttaccttgtcgtgtatccttttttttaaactctCAAAACTTATACCACGCTTTATTTGAATAGTTTTTTAGGGCCTTCAAATGTGATACCATCATCAGTTTCGTACATCTTACCATTTAAATAGACGAgtgtaataattgaattcatttttcaaaaatatacctacaataaataattaatgtcgtcaacaaacaataatataaaaaaatatattaacataacataaattattaacctaaaataaattaacaacaacaaattactctaaataaattaaattactgtcACAACAATTTCCTACTTCGCATACTCATGACGCAAAACAAtcggcatttatttttaatgtctatgtataaattttggctattaaaaaaatataccaacaacatcaataattatgagcttaactaataataataataatgtgctAGACATAAAAACtactacaataaataattattgtcatcaacaaacaaatataacataattataaccaaaaattactaattatcacacaaaaaatataaaaaaaaaaatactatttcatTTTATAGTTCGTGTCAATTTGTTTATGCACCTACAAAATAAAgtcattattatcatcaacaaaataaatattaattaatgctaTAATGTatggaagataaaaaatatttactagttTTGAGCAAAATTTCTAACCGGTATAAAGCACTTCAACACGTTTCAACTCAACGGGCCACCACTAGTGGGCGCGTCTTACCACTAGTGGTCGCGTCTGGGGCCCCACCACTACTGATAGCGCCTGGCAGGCCACCACTAGTGGTCGCGCCTGACAGGCCACCACTTCCACCCCTGTCTCATCGTCCTGTCAAGTCACGCCACGTGTCGCGTTCTGGTGGAACGCGCCCCTCAGGTAGACGCTTTGTAGTAAAATAATAGACCcccttaataaataaaaatgaaacagacccattttagtaattaatttataaaagggACCCAATTTGGTGATTTTGCGACACAACGGTAAGTTAGCACTATGGGCATCGTGTAATTTGAAAACTAACAATAAATACAGTGACGGCTTTTAGCAGTCACTATTCTTAAAGAGAAAACCgttaaaattcacaatactaACCACGCGAATCCAATTTCATCCAATTTGCcgaaaataactaaattaatccattttaaaaaatttaaaaaccaaattaaataatttaaagatcaacattttttttctccaaacaaaaaaaaatattcttatgcatatttttcttccttCCAATTCACTTTCATTCCTTTGAAACGGACCCTTAAGTAttctactaatttttttataactttaaaaaacaaaaactagtttatatttatttacaatcATGAATTTACCTACAAAAActgatttttataaaagaatccATTCAAAATAACTTGACttcagtcaattttttttttcaaacttcttATTACTTTGAAAAGATAAAGCACATGCATGAAAaacttttaaaagtaatttttttaaaaaaagtaaatcttTTATGGAAAAAACTAAGGTtgccaataaaataaaagatcacTTCAACCAACTCAACATAGAGTTTAGTAATACATGAAgctttttaactttaatttttttcttggttCAACAGATACATACTTTAGCAGTACAAACAGTAGTCTGTACTTTACTTAATCATACAAAGGTATTAAATGTCATGTAACAGCTACAAAGCATCTTCCAGGGGATAGATACCACAACAACCATTTATTCACCAACAAAGGGTCTCTCACTCTCAACAACACGCTCCCTTTACTTCCCCCAAAACATGATGATGATTCACTTTCCAAGCTTACGCTTCACGGAAAATCTGCCAAAACCACACAGCTGGCACACCAAAACCTACCTATTTTGCACATTCATTCTTTGTTTGATTCTTGCTTATGCTGCTGAACCAGCTTGTTCACATAGGTCCAACAGATCCAGAGTCTGCAATAtccaataacaataacaaattcCACTCCATCAATGACAGAAACCAACAGGGACAAATCAATGTCATGGAATGattctttttagtttaaaatagcAATATTCCTTCATACCTCTGGAACTGACAGTTCAAGACGAAACTTTGGCCCGTCATAATGATGCAATACTGGCCTGAAAGAATCTTCTTCCAATGCCTTGCAGAGCTTCCTGACACGGATTCTTACCTACAAGGAAGAGGAGgcacaaattttttgttttattcattgATTTACAGATAAGCTCATACATGGTCTCCACCATTTCAAAGTCCTATATTCTACTACCTGAGCTGGAAACCTTGATTCCCCTTTGCATTTTTTATCCTCCCAGGCAGTTGGATCTATGTTAGAGCCACCAAAACTTGCTGCCTGCAACACAGGACTTTCAAAGTAAGCAAATAAtcaactaaatttaattttgtctatCAAcaacttttttcaattttagtcattatatttaaattcgaatagtggttaaaaaaaataatactaaagaATGCAAGAAAGAAACTATATACATCTTTTCAAAGATAGAAGATTATTCCCAATCTCTAATCAGACAAACATACCCAAGCAAAGGAGAAACCAAAAACAATGAGACCAAATTAAAACACAGTCATTTTCATCCTATGCATTGGGTAACCCCATCACTAGCTATGCCACAGCAGctgaatacaattttttttaacatttaaccCCACTAACATCAGCTTTTTTCTATCTATTAGATtataatacaacaacaaaagccATCTAAACATGCTCTAACTGTATGAGTAAAGACAACAGAAGAATGTTCATCATTTCTGAAATACAGACAATATTTCCATGCCTATAACATATGTTTAACACAGATTCTAGCTATTGGGGAACACAAATAGGTTTCCTAGCTGTTCTTGGGTGCAATGTTTCTCCTTGAGAAATTATAATTAGCCTCACTTTTTACCAATATCATTTAAACTGGGGACATGATTTCAATATTTCATAGCCAAAAAAATAAGGTACATTCTGCATAGTCTGAAGCACAACACAATTAACTGTAATTGGAAATTTAGAATAGCTTACCTCAAAAATACCATGCAGCTGATGAGTAGTATAGTTATAAAGAAATAAAGGTAGCCCTGGTGTTATTGCCCTAACAGAATCTCGATACCTTGGAGGCAAACCTATCAAAAAACATAGAAAGAATCAGTCATCATGAAGTATTTGATTAATAATCTTCAAGATAGAAAAATAGATGTCatttaataactaataagtACTCACCAAATAGCTGACGTTTCAAGTCTTCCTGCATTGTGTCATTGTTACAGACAAAGATGTATCCTCCAAGCACCTCATTGCGGGGGAGTGTCTCCGCAGCAGGCAAGGTCTTAAACCTTTTGTCAGTTGCATTTGTGTTGTTGCTTTCATTGGTGTTGATGTTGTTGCCAGTGTTGTTGTTGATCTCTTTGTTATGCTGAATACTGCCATTGTACTTGTTACTGATCACATTACTCACCAAGTTTGCATTGTTTTTCTGATACACTGCATTCATACCATAAACACCATTTCGAAGTGAGCTTTTGCTCACATTCTCAGTAAATTTAGAGTCCAGGTTCAACATGCTCAAGTTAAGAGAATCAAATTTGTTCTCTTCCTGGAACCCAAATTTATCCCTTGACCTTGTTTCAATGGGTCCCTTTGAAAGATCAAGGTTGTTCACACGCTCCCCCTTCAATCTTGTCTGTTCGGCCAGTTTCGAGGCAACCATTAACCACTTGTGATCCTCCGATGCTTTTGAGTGCCCACGGAGTTCATCACCCAATTGCCAGAAGCTCTGCATGTTTTCCATCCCTTGAAACCCTAAAAAGTtatcataaacaaaatatagaGCTTATTAAAGGAGTAAATTAACACAAACACAGCGAGAAACAGGGCATAGCAAACATGCAATtagggaaaaagaaaatgctTCAACAACATCTTCCTTTTTTATCCTGACACAGGTCAAACGCCTGACTAGATTTATAATAGTTCACAAAAGCATAATTCCTACTTCAAGTTTTAAATTACACCAATTTCATACCATTTCGTAGTATTCTAGTATAGTGGGGCTTTGCTACTCCTGATAaccccaaaaataaaaagggaaaaccaTAATTCTAATAATTTCTAACCAACACATACAAAGCAAATAAAAGAGCTCCCAAATCTTATTTATCCATTTTAAAGAACATGGATTTGCACATTTGACTTCAATGCAACTCCACACAAAATCGACGCTACCAAACCCTTAGCAGCAACACGCCATCACAAATCTGACATCAAATTGCTAGGTAACAACTCaagttcaaaaaataaaaaacagaaatggaacaaaaacaaaaaccttCACTCACATCTCGCACAAACACCGGCACACACTGAAACTTAAACAGCAAAAGCAAGATCACAAAACGAAATCGAAGATCCGAAGCGAGCATTCACAGATACAATAAGAGCTTACCAAAACCAGCACAGTGAAGTAAGCACAACACAGCTTCAACGATGGAAAGTAAACAAAGACGAAGATTCGAAATCGGAAATTGATGACGAAAATTAAGACAGTGATTCAAGAAATTTTCGCAGACAAGAAGAAGAAGCCCTAGATTTGGGGATCCAAAGATGAGAGGAGAGAGAGTACCTTTTACGACTTGGCTGTGAAACTCGAAGAAGcaaataagagagagagagagagaacgaaAGAGGAAAGGCCGAAAGAGTTTTTAATGAGGTTCATTTTTTTCGTGCTTTACGTAAATGTCCATTGATGTTTCGGGGAATTACGGAGGTGCCACTGTTAATtttgacttttttatttattttaatttaacttttgaTTTCAGTCGGTGGCGATGAGAGGGTGTGGTGTGTACATTGAATGTGTGTAGTGTACTATTGAGGTTTCACGTGGCCCTCGCGCGCTCAGAGGTTGCCGGAGATGTCACGCCATAAATTGTGTTAGACCTACATAACGTGAGCGAGTGAGGTATGGTATGGATAAACttcaacacatttttttaatgaaaatataaagagaaaaaaaaaatagataaacacTCTTGAGATTTagtgtttttgtaaaaaaaaaaaatggtcccCACAAATTCCAAGTGATTTACCTTTAGTTTTGTCggtttttgttacaaaaacaatgacaacaaataaaatattgatactATCATGCCATACTAATGCATGATGTaaaatcatcattaatttataaaaacaaataaaaacaaacgtactaatttaaaaggaataaaataaaaaaataatattatatgttcctatttataattaagacgtagttttaaaaaaattattcatttttataagatattatTAGGATAGttaaatatcttaaattatctctagataaatttaaaaaaaaatattataattataggtaaatttgaaaattaatatttaagcctCAAATGAATTACTTCATTAGTCCCACAATAATAATTATCCTAAGTTATTTTTTacagactaaaaaaatataataaatagatgaaagtTGTAATTTTACAGATTTAATCTTAAATCatcattattcatttttagattttataattcatcattaatatataagagatataagtaacaaaaataattaatattacattaaaaaattataataaaagttatattaagacaattttttttcttataaataattataatgaaataatggaaatattaaataaaccctcaaattaaatattaaaattcatacaTTTAATAATGTGACACACTTAACACCATCaagtttttgtaaatttttatcataaaaaatgacTTATTAGCCTTGACACTATTTTCACCGCCGTTTATTGTATTGTCATTGAATTGAGACTCTAGGTGTATTTTCATCCTTGTATTAGTATTAGTCTCATAGGAAGTATTTTGCTGTTAAAATTATGTGTAACGGGAAGTTTCGTTTTAATAGGACGAGACGAGACTCTTAAAAGGATCATACCACAAGTCCTTTGGAAGTGGCTGCTAAGATATGTTGTATCTTGCGATGTTTTGGTATTTAGTTTTTGTACTCTTCTTAGTGCATCTTGTGAACtcttaagttaaaaagtgtgaTAGCCTTGTGTCATATATAGAATTGGCTgtcacaatttcgttttcttttGTCACGGTCTTCCTACTGATTTTCATCTTTGTCAATAATACTGAAAGCCAAGGTAAAATGGCAAAAGTGTGTTTTATTGGATTCTCACTGCATGTTCTTTGCACCTTGTTTCTTTGGTATAATTTCCTGTGTATATGAGGGAATATGGAACCCTGCAAAAGTTGTGCTTGTATAAATTGCCAGGAATCATGTAAAAATGCATGGTTCAGATATCGGCTGTTACATTTGACCACATGCATGAGAGTATGGTTTGACTTACTGATCATGGAATTTCATAGTAAAGCTAAGCATAATCCAATTATGCGCATTTTTGGTCCATGATTTTGGAATTTtactgaattttgaaaattttggtcCAGTAAACATATGTTCTATTAGTGAATCATGAATAAACTAACACAATtaaagtgatcattttaa is a window encoding:
- the LOC100789162 gene encoding B2 protein, which gives rise to MENMQSFWQLGDELRGHSKASEDHKWLMVASKLAEQTRLKGERVNNLDLSKGPIETRSRDKFGFQEENKFDSLNLSMLNLDSKFTENVSKSSLRNGVYGMNAVYQKNNANLVSNVISNKYNGSIQHNKEINNNTGNNINTNESNNTNATDKRFKTLPAAETLPRNEVLGGYIFVCNNDTMQEDLKRQLFGLPPRYRDSVRAITPGLPLFLYNYTTHQLHGIFEAASFGGSNIDPTAWEDKKCKGESRFPAQVRIRVRKLCKALEEDSFRPVLHHYDGPKFRLELSVPETLDLLDLCEQAGSAA